One Candidatus Neomarinimicrobiota bacterium DNA window includes the following coding sequences:
- a CDS encoding cysteine hydrolase, with amino-acid sequence MTDKKNRFSENTVLIIIDVQKGFDDAVWGTRNNPEAESNIAALLEAWRNSGRPIIHIQHNSLNMESPLHPDSPGNAIKEIVKPDAGEHVVTKSVNSAFIGTDLEEILRDKGYETLVITGLTTNHCVSTTARMAANLGFKTYVVSDAVAAFDRIDHTGKHYTAEEIHDISLANLHDEFAEILDSQSVLADLE; translated from the coding sequence ATGACAGACAAGAAAAACAGATTCTCCGAAAATACAGTCCTAATTATCATAGACGTTCAGAAAGGGTTCGACGACGCCGTCTGGGGTACCCGGAATAACCCGGAAGCCGAATCGAATATTGCAGCACTCCTCGAAGCGTGGCGAAATTCGGGACGACCGATTATTCATATACAGCATAATTCCCTAAATATGGAATCACCTCTTCACCCTGATAGCCCCGGTAATGCCATCAAAGAAATCGTCAAGCCAGATGCCGGCGAACATGTCGTTACGAAATCAGTCAACAGCGCATTTATCGGTACCGACTTAGAAGAGATCTTGCGGGATAAAGGCTATGAAACACTCGTCATTACAGGCCTGACGACAAACCACTGCGTATCAACCACCGCGCGAATGGCGGCTAATCTCGGCTTTAAAACGTATGTAGTTTCGGATGCGGTTGCGGCATTCGACAGGATAGACCACACTGGAAAGCATTATACGGCAGAAGAGATACATGATATTTCACTGGCAAATCTACATGACGAATTCGCGGAGATACTCGATAGTCAAAGCGTGCTTGCTGATTTAGAATAA
- a CDS encoding endonuclease domain-containing protein, with amino-acid sequence MIIKYNPKLKSIARKLRKESTKAEIYLWNELKNKKMMGYGFKRQKPIGEYIVDCYSPDLKFVIEIDGITHDYKMESDKARQKYLESLSLKVIRFRDSDVKHNLEGVINSLKEHIENNKR; translated from the coding sequence ATGATTATTAAATATAACCCAAAACTGAAAAGTATAGCCCGTAAGCTAAGGAAAGAATCTACTAAGGCAGAGATATACTTGTGGAATGAACTGAAGAACAAAAAAATGATGGGATATGGATTCAAACGACAAAAACCTATTGGTGAATACATAGTAGATTGCTACTCACCTGATTTAAAATTCGTCATCGAAATAGACGGTATTACTCATGATTATAAGATGGAAAGTGATAAAGCGAGACAGAAATACCTTGAATCTCTTTCGCTAAAAGTCATCCGGTTTAGGGATTCCGATGTAAAACATAATTTGGAAGGAGTCATTAATTCCCTAAAGGAACATATTGAAAATAACAAACGATAA
- a CDS encoding family 10 glycosylhydrolase: MTFVNISINGSLKRLPFLLPLMLFCASISFAQIPDGNHIKAFWVIRDRMTTKSSVAEIVRTAKKYGFNHIFAQVRGRGDAYYHSDIVERAPQVKGRRFDPLGELLARAHREGIKVHAWVNVYLLWSSDKKPKSKNHLLNRHPEWTARAYGDVIDAKKNRKQFDLQGSEGVYLSPGHPAVKEYLLGVLSELMNKYDVDGIHLDYVRFPGPEYGYNQKALDKFREETGVDPEIFIENGAEISELIGSKSVEAFHRQWTNFKLRSITSFVNDLSKLIKASGKEIYLTAAVKPDPVSARENNYQNWVRWLRTGMIDYAVPMNYNTDLTEFMKNVDAILNVAPPAKLIMGIGAFNQNHFDVESKIYKSKSRGLEDFIFFSYNEILNEKEYVKAIQRAME, from the coding sequence ATGACTTTCGTAAATATAAGTATTAATGGCAGTCTGAAAAGGCTGCCTTTTCTTTTACCATTGATGCTGTTCTGCGCTTCGATTTCATTTGCTCAAATACCCGATGGAAATCATATCAAAGCGTTCTGGGTCATCAGGGACAGGATGACGACCAAAAGCAGCGTGGCGGAGATTGTGCGTACCGCAAAGAAATACGGATTCAATCATATATTCGCTCAGGTAAGAGGGAGGGGAGACGCATATTACCACAGCGACATCGTGGAAAGAGCGCCGCAGGTGAAGGGAAGAAGGTTCGATCCGTTAGGCGAGCTCTTGGCGAGGGCGCACAGGGAGGGTATAAAAGTGCACGCCTGGGTCAACGTCTACCTCCTCTGGTCATCGGATAAAAAACCGAAATCGAAGAACCATCTGCTGAACCGTCATCCGGAATGGACAGCCCGGGCTTACGGCGATGTTATCGACGCTAAAAAGAACCGGAAACAATTCGATCTTCAGGGGTCGGAAGGGGTTTACCTCTCACCGGGACATCCGGCGGTGAAGGAATATCTGCTCGGTGTGTTGAGCGAACTCATGAACAAATACGACGTTGACGGAATTCATCTCGACTATGTGCGCTTTCCCGGACCCGAATACGGATATAATCAGAAAGCGCTCGACAAGTTCCGGGAGGAAACGGGAGTCGACCCGGAAATATTCATTGAAAACGGAGCGGAGATATCCGAATTGATCGGCTCTAAAAGCGTCGAGGCGTTTCATCGGCAGTGGACGAACTTTAAACTGAGAAGCATCACGTCGTTCGTAAACGATCTGAGCAAACTGATCAAAGCATCGGGGAAAGAAATATACCTGACGGCTGCGGTCAAGCCGGATCCGGTTTCCGCGCGTGAGAATAATTATCAGAACTGGGTCAGGTGGCTCAGAACGGGAATGATAGACTACGCCGTACCGATGAATTACAATACCGATCTTACCGAGTTTATGAAAAACGTGGATGCGATTTTGAATGTAGCGCCGCCGGCAAAACTCATCATGGGCATCGGAGCGTTCAATCAGAACCACTTCGACGTCGAGAGCAAGATATACAAGTCAAAATCACGCGGCTTAGAGGACTTCATCTTCTTTTCTTATAACGAAATCCTTAATGAAAAAGAATACGTCAAGGCGATTCAAAGAGCGATGGAGTAA
- the rplQ gene encoding 50S ribosomal protein L17, with amino-acid sequence MRHRKKLRKLGKTASHRKAMLKNMVASLFEHKQIKTTHAKAKEARRLAERLITFAKRGDLAARRQVLRYIPNKALVRTLFDDIAPQYSERIGGYTRVIKLGFREGDGAAMSILELVDIEKPVVEKKEKKEGITDKIRKVRSGG; translated from the coding sequence ATGAGGCACCGGAAAAAACTCAGAAAGCTCGGCAAAACAGCGAGTCACAGAAAGGCGATGCTAAAAAACATGGTCGCCTCGTTATTCGAGCACAAACAGATCAAAACGACTCACGCTAAGGCAAAAGAAGCGAGGAGGCTCGCCGAACGGCTGATAACGTTCGCTAAAAGAGGCGATCTCGCCGCCCGAAGGCAGGTACTGAGGTATATTCCGAACAAAGCTCTCGTCCGAACGCTCTTCGACGATATAGCTCCTCAATACTCGGAAAGGATCGGCGGTTATACTCGAGTCATAAAACTCGGATTCAGGGAAGGCGACGGAGCGGCTATGTCAATCCTTGAGCTCGTCGATATAGAAAAACCCGTAGTCGAGAAGAAAGAGAAAAAAGAAGGGATCACGGATAAGATCCGAAAAGTCCGGTCAGGCGGATAG